The Marinobacter halotolerans genome includes a window with the following:
- a CDS encoding MFS transporter: MGEYSTPTSPPPAGKLLPVAVLLWLAGIYLRIPVLVAPPLAPFISDELGLSQALTGALTTLPILMLAIGSMPGSLAISRIGPRNSLALAMVIMMIGSAGRGLAPDTLTLMIASAVMGFGVAMMQPSLPALLPRWLESRHLAIGSAIYMNGMLMGEFIGAGITLPVLMPLMDNSWRATMLAWSLPALLVAAALFLPRRDMGRPVEKPAWLPDWKNPLTLRLGLLLGLSGSLFFGLNAYMGNLLEQQGNFDLLADALFCYNLAQVAASLVMLKMAKSWVGEKGPIIVMASCSILGTIGAVLLTGWWSIASATVMSFTAGILLILLVALPPVLVKSGETGRLSAGNFLVGYTLAFSIPMIGGLLADWGNDARYAVMFIIAYCVLVLPLTFTLNLKQHRETPPTA; this comes from the coding sequence GTGGGCGAGTATTCCACTCCCACCTCACCGCCACCGGCAGGCAAACTGCTTCCGGTGGCGGTTCTGCTTTGGCTGGCCGGAATCTATCTACGCATTCCGGTTCTGGTCGCGCCACCGCTGGCCCCCTTCATCAGTGACGAACTGGGACTGTCCCAAGCGCTGACCGGGGCCCTGACCACCCTGCCGATTCTGATGCTGGCCATCGGCTCCATGCCCGGCTCCCTGGCCATCTCGCGAATCGGCCCGAGAAACAGCCTGGCGCTGGCCATGGTCATCATGATGATCGGTTCTGCCGGTCGTGGCCTGGCACCAGATACCCTCACGCTGATGATTGCCAGCGCAGTCATGGGTTTTGGCGTTGCCATGATGCAGCCTTCCCTGCCGGCACTGCTGCCCCGTTGGCTGGAATCGAGACATCTGGCTATTGGTTCTGCCATCTACATGAACGGCATGCTGATGGGAGAATTCATCGGTGCGGGTATCACTTTGCCGGTACTGATGCCCCTGATGGACAACAGCTGGCGCGCCACCATGCTGGCCTGGTCACTACCGGCTCTGCTGGTTGCCGCCGCACTCTTCCTGCCCAGGCGGGATATGGGCCGCCCAGTGGAAAAGCCCGCCTGGCTGCCAGACTGGAAAAACCCCCTGACGCTAAGGCTGGGTCTGCTTCTGGGACTGTCAGGGTCGCTGTTCTTTGGCCTGAATGCCTACATGGGCAACCTGTTGGAACAACAGGGCAACTTTGACCTGCTGGCAGACGCTCTCTTCTGCTACAACCTGGCCCAGGTGGCGGCTTCACTGGTCATGCTGAAAATGGCGAAAAGCTGGGTAGGCGAAAAAGGGCCGATCATCGTGATGGCCAGCTGCAGCATCCTGGGCACTATCGGTGCGGTACTGCTGACCGGCTGGTGGTCCATCGCGAGCGCGACCGTCATGAGTTTCACCGCCGGCATCCTGCTGATCCTGCTGGTGGCTCTGCCACCGGTGCTGGTCAAATCCGGGGAAACCGGCCGGCTGTCCGCCGGTAACTTCCTGGTGGGGTACACACTGGCCTTCTCGATCCCGATGATCGGCGGCCTGCTGGCAGACTGGGGCAATGACGCCCGCTATGCCGTGATGTTCATCATCGCCTACTGTGTGCTGGTTCTTCCCTTAACCTTCACCCTGAACCTGAAACAGCACAGGGAAACCCCACCAACAGCCTGA
- a CDS encoding sulfite exporter TauE/SafE family protein, protein MIDPWLWLGFAILLAFTIETITGFGSIVIALSLGALMLPIPQLLPVLVPLSVVMSSYLTWKNRQHIDWPILTRLILPLMLAGTITGYFLMPWLGDSGLEILLGCLIVWFAGKELWRLFGGHVAAPHGLKTSRGIILAAGVTQGLFASGGPLLVYALAGIQLDKSRTRATLVSVWLTLNVTLTLLYLFDGRLIATADRIAWYLPMLVMGVVVGDFLHHRLDEGYFRRAVYGVLLVTGILLVFRAIL, encoded by the coding sequence ATGATCGACCCCTGGCTCTGGCTCGGCTTCGCCATTCTGCTGGCCTTTACCATCGAAACCATTACCGGGTTTGGCTCCATTGTCATTGCCCTGTCGCTTGGGGCGTTAATGTTGCCCATTCCCCAGTTGCTTCCCGTCCTGGTACCGCTAAGTGTCGTGATGAGCAGTTATCTCACCTGGAAAAACCGCCAGCACATTGACTGGCCTATTCTGACCAGACTGATACTGCCGCTGATGCTGGCCGGAACCATCACCGGCTATTTCCTGATGCCCTGGCTGGGCGACAGCGGGCTGGAAATACTGCTGGGCTGCCTGATTGTCTGGTTTGCCGGAAAAGAGCTGTGGCGGTTGTTTGGCGGCCATGTCGCCGCTCCCCATGGGCTGAAAACCAGCCGGGGCATCATACTTGCCGCTGGCGTTACCCAGGGACTTTTTGCTTCCGGCGGGCCGTTACTGGTCTACGCTCTTGCCGGCATCCAGTTGGACAAGAGCCGGACCCGCGCCACCCTGGTCAGCGTATGGCTGACTCTGAACGTCACACTCACGCTGCTGTACCTGTTCGATGGACGCCTGATTGCCACTGCTGACAGGATCGCCTGGTACCTGCCGATGCTGGTGATGGGCGTGGTGGTGGGCGATTTTCTACACCATCGCCTGGATGAAGGTTACTTCCGTCGTGCCGTTTACGGAGTGTTGCTGGTCACCGGCATCCTGCTGGTGTTCCGGGCCATTCTGTAA
- a CDS encoding flavin-containing monooxygenase has protein sequence MYAIIGAGPMGLACARNLQKQGIAFTGFELHSDVGGLWDIDNPHSTMYETAHLISSKRMTEFAEFPMADSVAPYPSHQELKTYFRNFVDHFGLREHYEFDTRVIRVEPVGEEGEQWQITTEHNGEQKIRTFDGVMIANGTLHTPNKPALPGNFEGELMHSADYRSPEVFRTKRVLIIGCGNSGADIAVDAVHHAHSVDMSLRRGYYFLPKFLKGRPIDTLGGKLKLPRPIKQRLDALLIRTVMGKPSDYGLPDPDYRMYESHPVINSLILHHLGHGDIQPRRSIERVEGKTVHFSDGESVEYDLILTATGYLLDYPFIDRKHLNWPEQGDAPRLYLNMLHPYYDNLFLMGMVEATGLGWEGRNQQARLAALYIRKQQDGAAGAGRIQQKKREHAGERLDGGYNYIKLARMAYYVNKDAYLDALAEDIAELESDSVDIG, from the coding sequence ATGTACGCAATCATCGGCGCAGGCCCCATGGGCCTTGCCTGCGCCCGCAATCTCCAGAAACAGGGCATTGCCTTTACCGGCTTCGAGCTTCACAGCGATGTGGGTGGGCTGTGGGACATCGACAACCCCCACAGCACCATGTATGAGACCGCCCACCTGATCTCATCCAAGCGGATGACGGAGTTCGCCGAATTTCCCATGGCAGACTCGGTGGCCCCCTATCCCAGCCACCAGGAACTGAAAACCTATTTCCGGAATTTCGTGGATCATTTCGGCCTTCGCGAACACTACGAGTTCGACACCCGTGTGATCAGGGTTGAGCCGGTTGGCGAGGAAGGAGAGCAGTGGCAGATCACTACCGAACATAACGGCGAACAAAAGATCCGAACCTTCGACGGGGTGATGATCGCCAATGGCACCCTGCATACTCCCAACAAGCCGGCCCTGCCCGGTAACTTCGAGGGCGAGCTGATGCATTCTGCGGACTACCGCAGCCCGGAGGTATTCCGCACCAAACGGGTGCTGATCATCGGGTGCGGCAACTCCGGCGCCGATATTGCCGTTGATGCGGTGCACCATGCCCACTCGGTGGATATGAGCCTGCGCCGGGGCTATTACTTTCTGCCCAAATTCCTCAAGGGCAGGCCGATCGATACCCTCGGCGGCAAGCTCAAACTGCCGCGACCGATCAAGCAGCGGCTGGATGCGCTGCTGATCCGCACGGTGATGGGCAAACCGTCCGACTACGGCCTGCCGGACCCGGACTACCGGATGTATGAATCCCACCCGGTGATCAACTCGCTGATTCTCCATCACCTGGGCCATGGCGACATTCAGCCCCGGCGCAGCATCGAACGGGTAGAGGGTAAAACGGTTCACTTCAGCGATGGCGAAAGCGTCGAGTACGATCTGATCCTGACGGCCACAGGCTATCTGCTGGATTACCCATTCATCGACAGAAAGCACCTGAACTGGCCGGAACAGGGTGACGCCCCACGCCTGTACCTGAACATGCTGCATCCCTATTACGACAACCTTTTCCTGATGGGCATGGTGGAAGCCACCGGCCTGGGGTGGGAGGGTCGCAACCAGCAGGCAAGGCTGGCGGCTCTGTACATTCGCAAGCAGCAGGACGGCGCCGCTGGCGCAGGGCGGATCCAGCAGAAAAAGCGGGAACACGCGGGGGAAAGGCTGGATGGGGGCTACAACTACATCAAGCTGGCCCGCATGGCCTACTATGTGAACAAGGATGCCTACCTCGACGCCCTCGCCGAGGACATTGCCGAACTCGAATCCGATTCGGTCGACATAGGGTAA
- the hrpB gene encoding ATP-dependent helicase HrpB: protein MTPDQLELPVDQILPDLIYTLQSHTTVLLQASPGAGKTTRVPLALMDAPWRQKRKILMLEPRRLAARAAARFMAGQRGEKAGGTVGYRTRLDSQVSASTVIEVVTEGILTRMIQSDPALEDYAAVIFDEFHERSLQADLGLALVRESKQALREDLRVVVMSATLDTAPIAQLLGDAPVLTVEGRAFTVEERYRPLPVRARLTDHLCQVILEALDEETGSLLVFLPGAGEIRWAERQLREALGAGRNGDVVIAPLFGNLGHREQDLAIAQAPEGQRKVVLATAIAESSLTIEGIRVVIDAGQQRRAVFDPNSGMTRLETRAVSKASAEQRKGRAGRLEPGVCYRLWSESTQFSLADFTPPEIQQADLAPLVLELAQWGARSPDQLDWIDPPPVAHWNQARALLQWLELLDDEGGITAHGTAARNLGLHPRLAHMLLIARTLGQEYLAAELAVLLEDRDILGRHAGADMQERIRALREGRTGERAGPLKKQIRKLVGQRPPPDNLPSGEDIGRLLALSYPDRIARRRKPGSRRYQLSNGKGATLADGEYLASHEWLVAAELDGQAREAGIYLAAPVDPARFDDDLSGHITEQEEAFWDDHRGTVVARRVKRIGQLVLSESVLPAPDPELIRQGLLTAVRQKGLESLSWSPQARQWQARVGLLRAQAPSDWPVVSDSALLAGLESWFAPFLAGLTRWREVQALDLLPALNSLLDYNQQQALASQAPERITIPTGQSVALDYTADNGPVLAAKLQALFGWQDTPKVAGGRVPVVIHLLSPAQRPLAVTADLASFWRNGYVQVRKELRGRYPKHPWPEDPFTAQAQQGTKRRPSH, encoded by the coding sequence ATGACCCCGGATCAGCTCGAGCTTCCCGTCGATCAAATCCTTCCGGACCTGATTTACACCCTGCAATCACACACCACCGTACTGCTGCAGGCCTCCCCGGGCGCCGGTAAGACCACCCGGGTGCCACTGGCGTTAATGGATGCACCCTGGCGCCAAAAGCGGAAAATTCTCATGCTTGAGCCGCGTCGCCTGGCCGCCCGGGCGGCGGCTCGCTTCATGGCGGGACAACGTGGCGAAAAAGCGGGTGGGACGGTCGGATATCGAACCCGGCTGGATAGCCAGGTTTCAGCCAGCACGGTCATCGAAGTGGTCACCGAGGGCATTCTGACCCGGATGATACAGTCCGATCCGGCCCTGGAAGACTACGCCGCGGTAATCTTTGACGAGTTTCACGAACGTTCCTTGCAGGCGGACCTGGGCCTGGCGCTGGTCCGTGAATCAAAACAGGCACTGCGGGAGGATCTGCGGGTGGTCGTAATGTCCGCGACCCTGGACACCGCGCCGATTGCCCAGCTGCTCGGCGATGCACCCGTGCTGACGGTGGAAGGTCGTGCTTTTACGGTTGAAGAACGCTACCGGCCTTTGCCGGTGCGGGCACGCCTGACCGATCATCTGTGCCAGGTGATTCTGGAGGCCCTGGATGAGGAAACCGGGTCTTTACTGGTGTTTCTGCCCGGTGCCGGGGAGATCCGGTGGGCCGAACGTCAGTTGCGGGAGGCCCTCGGCGCAGGCAGGAACGGTGACGTGGTTATTGCTCCGCTTTTCGGCAACCTGGGCCACCGGGAGCAGGATCTGGCCATCGCACAGGCTCCCGAGGGTCAGCGCAAGGTTGTATTGGCTACGGCCATAGCCGAATCCAGTCTGACCATTGAAGGCATAAGGGTGGTGATTGACGCGGGCCAGCAGCGCCGCGCCGTGTTCGATCCCAACAGCGGTATGACCCGGTTAGAAACCAGGGCGGTATCGAAAGCGTCCGCCGAGCAGCGAAAAGGCCGGGCCGGGCGTTTGGAGCCCGGCGTCTGTTATCGACTCTGGAGCGAATCCACACAGTTCTCCCTGGCGGACTTTACCCCACCGGAGATACAACAGGCCGATCTTGCGCCGCTGGTGCTGGAGTTGGCCCAGTGGGGCGCCCGCAGCCCCGACCAGCTGGACTGGATCGACCCGCCGCCCGTGGCCCACTGGAACCAGGCCCGGGCGTTGCTGCAATGGCTGGAGCTGCTGGACGACGAAGGCGGGATTACGGCTCACGGCACAGCGGCGCGCAATCTGGGATTGCACCCGCGCCTGGCTCACATGCTGCTGATCGCCAGAACTCTGGGCCAGGAGTACCTGGCGGCGGAGCTGGCCGTTTTACTGGAAGATCGGGACATTCTCGGCCGCCATGCCGGCGCCGATATGCAGGAACGAATCCGGGCCCTGCGCGAGGGGCGGACGGGTGAGCGCGCGGGGCCGCTGAAAAAGCAGATCCGCAAACTGGTCGGTCAACGGCCGCCCCCGGATAATCTACCTTCCGGCGAGGATATTGGTCGGCTGCTGGCCTTGTCGTACCCCGACCGGATTGCCCGGCGTCGAAAACCCGGCAGCCGGCGGTACCAGCTCAGCAATGGCAAGGGCGCGACACTGGCAGACGGCGAGTACCTCGCCAGCCATGAGTGGCTGGTGGCGGCGGAACTGGACGGCCAGGCCCGGGAGGCCGGTATCTATCTGGCGGCCCCGGTGGACCCGGCAAGGTTCGATGATGATCTTTCCGGCCATATCACCGAACAGGAAGAAGCGTTCTGGGACGATCATCGCGGTACGGTGGTGGCGCGACGGGTGAAGCGCATCGGCCAGCTGGTCCTCAGCGAAAGCGTGTTGCCCGCCCCGGACCCGGAGCTGATCCGTCAGGGCCTGCTGACGGCCGTGCGACAGAAAGGCCTGGAGAGCCTGTCCTGGTCGCCGCAAGCTCGCCAGTGGCAGGCCCGGGTTGGTCTGTTGCGAGCCCAGGCGCCGTCAGACTGGCCGGTTGTCTCGGATTCGGCCCTGCTCGCGGGGCTGGAATCCTGGTTTGCGCCCTTTCTGGCGGGATTGACTCGTTGGCGGGAGGTACAGGCACTGGACCTGCTGCCGGCCCTGAACAGCCTGCTGGACTACAACCAGCAGCAGGCCCTTGCCAGCCAGGCACCGGAGCGGATAACCATTCCCACCGGACAGTCGGTGGCTCTTGACTACACCGCGGACAATGGCCCGGTGCTGGCGGCTAAACTCCAGGCCCTGTTCGGCTGGCAGGACACGCCTAAGGTTGCCGGCGGTCGGGTGCCGGTGGTGATTCATCTTCTATCCCCAGCCCAGCGCCCACTCGCGGTCACGGCCGATCTGGCCAGTTTCTGGCGGAACGGCTATGTGCAGGTTCGAAAAGAACTGCGGGGTCGGTACCCGAAGCATCCCTGGCCGGAGGACCCGTTCACGGCGCAGGCTCAGCAGGGAACCAAGAGGCGCCCTTCTCACTGA
- a CDS encoding type III PLP-dependent enzyme yields MTEVANANIADYYTAETFKRIKDFADGKETPFVVIDTATVEHQYNELLEGFPYASVYYAVKANPAPQILTMLRDKGANFDIASVYELDKVMALGVTGERISFGNTIKKARDVRTFFERGVRLFATDSEADLRNIAKAAPGSKVYVRILTEGTLTADWPLSRKFGCQTDMAMDLLILARDLGLVPYGVSFHVGSQQREIGAWDAALGKVKVIFERLKEEDGIELKMINMGGGFPANYITRTNDLKTYAEEISRFLHEDFGDTLPEIIIEPGRSLISNAGVLVSEVVLISRKSRTALHRWVFTDVGKFGGLIETLDESIKFPIWTEKVGEGEDCVIAGPTCDSADIMYEHHKYPLPLNLAIGDRMYWLSTGAYTTTYSAIEFNGFPPLKDYYI; encoded by the coding sequence ATGACCGAAGTCGCCAACGCCAATATCGCCGACTACTACACTGCCGAAACCTTCAAGCGCATCAAGGACTTTGCCGATGGCAAGGAAACACCCTTTGTGGTGATTGATACGGCCACAGTGGAGCACCAGTACAATGAGCTTCTGGAAGGCTTCCCCTATGCGAGCGTGTACTACGCGGTAAAAGCCAACCCTGCCCCGCAGATCCTGACCATGCTGCGAGACAAGGGGGCCAACTTCGATATTGCATCGGTGTATGAGCTGGACAAGGTGATGGCGCTGGGTGTGACCGGCGAGCGTATCAGCTTCGGCAACACCATCAAGAAAGCCCGTGATGTACGCACGTTTTTCGAACGCGGTGTCCGGCTTTTTGCCACCGACTCCGAGGCCGATCTGCGCAACATCGCCAAGGCCGCACCGGGCTCGAAAGTTTACGTCCGCATCCTGACGGAAGGTACCCTGACCGCCGACTGGCCCCTGTCCCGCAAGTTCGGCTGCCAGACCGACATGGCCATGGACCTGCTGATCCTGGCCCGCGATCTGGGCCTGGTGCCTTACGGTGTGTCTTTCCACGTGGGCTCACAGCAGCGCGAAATCGGCGCCTGGGATGCTGCCCTTGGCAAGGTGAAGGTGATTTTCGAACGCCTGAAAGAAGAAGACGGCATTGAACTGAAAATGATCAACATGGGCGGTGGCTTCCCGGCCAACTACATCACCCGCACCAACGATCTGAAAACCTACGCAGAGGAAATCTCCCGTTTTCTGCACGAAGATTTTGGCGACACACTGCCGGAAATCATTATTGAGCCTGGCCGTTCGCTGATCTCCAACGCGGGCGTGCTGGTGAGTGAAGTGGTGCTGATTTCCAGAAAATCCCGCACTGCCCTGCACCGCTGGGTGTTTACGGATGTTGGCAAGTTTGGCGGCCTGATCGAAACTCTTGACGAGTCCATCAAGTTTCCGATCTGGACGGAAAAGGTCGGCGAAGGCGAAGACTGCGTGATTGCCGGCCCCACCTGCGACAGCGCGGATATCATGTACGAGCACCACAAATACCCGCTGCCGCTGAACCTGGCGATCGGTGACCGTATGTACTGGTTGTCCACAGGTGCTTATACGACTACTTATAGCGCCATCGAGTTCAACGGCTTTCCTCCGTTGAAGGACTATTACATCTGA
- a CDS encoding SDR family oxidoreductase, whose product MVTLITGAASGLGWAMAQHWFRAGHSLVLADINVEALTNRRAELGNDKRVHVTKVDVTQTADLERLIAETEQAFGQLDLLVNNAGITHRSPAATTSPDVFRKVMAVDFQGPVELTQLALPLLEKSHGSIICIGSMAGWMPVPGRAGYCAAKSALTQFFEVLRFELEPKGIHLLMVYPSFLDTPIEQNALGADGSKASHARSTVGSMASAADMAAMIGLALTGRKPWLLPEPLSRFGSLLWRIAPRLYLRAVRKKFAGDIPA is encoded by the coding sequence ATGGTCACACTTATTACCGGCGCCGCCAGCGGCCTTGGCTGGGCCATGGCGCAACACTGGTTTAGAGCCGGTCATTCCCTGGTACTGGCAGACATCAACGTCGAGGCGCTGACAAACCGAAGGGCCGAGTTGGGAAACGACAAACGGGTACACGTCACCAAGGTAGATGTGACCCAGACCGCTGATCTGGAGCGCCTGATCGCGGAAACCGAACAGGCCTTCGGGCAGCTCGATCTGCTGGTGAACAACGCCGGCATTACCCACCGCTCACCCGCTGCCACGACCAGTCCGGACGTTTTCCGCAAGGTTATGGCCGTGGACTTTCAGGGGCCGGTGGAGCTGACCCAGTTAGCCCTGCCGCTTTTGGAAAAATCCCATGGCAGCATTATCTGTATCGGTTCCATGGCAGGCTGGATGCCGGTGCCCGGGCGGGCGGGGTATTGCGCCGCCAAAAGCGCCCTGACCCAGTTCTTTGAGGTGCTGAGGTTCGAGCTGGAGCCCAAAGGCATCCATCTGCTGATGGTCTACCCCAGTTTTCTCGACACGCCGATAGAACAGAATGCCCTGGGGGCGGACGGCAGCAAAGCCAGCCACGCCCGCTCAACGGTGGGCAGTATGGCCAGCGCCGCTGATATGGCGGCAATGATCGGCCTTGCGCTGACCGGCCGCAAACCCTGGCTGCTGCCGGAACCCCTGTCACGCTTCGGCAGCCTGCTATGGCGTATTGCGCCGCGCCTGTACCTGCGGGCCGTACGGAAGAAATTCGCGGGAGATATCCCGGCATGA
- a CDS encoding bile acid:sodium symporter family protein, whose product MTVQFDPASLVLLNVIMAFMMFGVSLNLKPDDFRRVLAIPRAPVAGLLAQFLLLPAVTCLFTAVFRIDPQLALGMILVASCPGGSFSNIMTWLGKGSVAVSVSMTAVSSLAATVMTPLNFAFYGWLNPHTRAYLQDIALPPENLLMLVLLVLALPLLLGMMTGGRFPTLAQRSEKPLRVISLLVFLAFVAIAFLNNVDLFLTEFHTFFWLVVGHNLMALALGFGMARLMRLSVPDQRAVTMEVGIQNSGLGLVILFTFFPDAGGMMLITAFWGVWHLVSGLTLSQIWARRPIPEL is encoded by the coding sequence ATGACCGTGCAGTTTGATCCCGCCAGCCTGGTGCTGTTGAACGTCATCATGGCGTTCATGATGTTTGGTGTGTCCCTCAATCTGAAACCGGACGATTTCCGGCGAGTGCTGGCCATTCCCAGAGCGCCCGTGGCCGGGCTGCTCGCCCAGTTTCTGTTGTTACCGGCGGTAACCTGCCTGTTCACTGCGGTTTTCCGGATCGACCCACAACTGGCCCTGGGTATGATTCTGGTGGCCTCCTGCCCGGGCGGCAGCTTCTCCAACATCATGACCTGGCTGGGCAAGGGCAGCGTGGCAGTCTCCGTCAGCATGACGGCGGTATCCAGCCTGGCCGCCACGGTGATGACGCCGCTGAACTTTGCCTTTTACGGCTGGCTCAATCCCCACACCCGGGCTTACCTGCAGGACATTGCCCTGCCGCCGGAAAACCTACTGATGCTGGTATTACTGGTGCTGGCACTGCCCCTGCTGCTGGGTATGATGACCGGTGGCCGTTTTCCGACACTAGCCCAGCGCAGCGAGAAACCCCTGCGAGTGATCTCGCTGCTGGTCTTTCTGGCGTTTGTGGCAATCGCGTTTCTCAACAACGTCGATCTGTTCCTGACCGAATTCCACACTTTCTTCTGGCTGGTGGTTGGCCACAACCTGATGGCCCTGGCGCTGGGGTTTGGCATGGCAAGGCTGATGCGCCTATCAGTGCCGGACCAGCGCGCCGTGACCATGGAAGTGGGCATCCAGAATTCCGGCCTGGGACTGGTAATCCTGTTTACCTTTTTTCCCGACGCCGGTGGCATGATGCTGATTACCGCTTTCTGGGGGGTCTGGCATCTGGTATCCGGCCTGACGCTATCCCAGATCTGGGCCCGGCGCCCGATTCCCGAACTGTAA
- a CDS encoding SDR family oxidoreductase: MTFEKRILITGAAGYIGHQLGNRLATDYFVIGTDIQHRDGLQFPLEVLDIRDHKLVITLAEYRITHVIHLASVLQASAERERDHDIDVNGTRNVIEACLAAKVKHLTVTSSGAAYGYHPDNPAWIDEDDPLRGNPEFAYSDHKRQVEELLGKHRENHRQLQQLVFRPGTVLGADTRNQITGLFLAPRLLAIRGSESPFVFIWDQDVLNAMEQGIREDKTGCYNMAGDGALTIRDIAKRLGKPVITLPASVVRAGLQIAKWLGKPVGPEQVNFLRYRPVLSNRRLKEEFGYRLQKTSAETFDFFIEQARLKGDL; this comes from the coding sequence ATGACCTTCGAAAAACGCATCCTTATCACCGGCGCCGCCGGTTACATCGGCCATCAGTTGGGCAACAGACTGGCGACCGACTACTTCGTCATTGGCACCGACATTCAGCACCGCGACGGGCTGCAATTCCCGCTGGAAGTGCTGGATATCCGTGACCACAAACTGGTGATCACCCTTGCAGAGTACCGCATCACCCATGTGATCCACCTGGCTTCCGTCCTTCAGGCCTCGGCAGAACGCGAGCGCGACCACGACATTGATGTAAACGGCACCCGCAATGTCATTGAAGCCTGCCTGGCCGCCAAGGTGAAGCATTTGACCGTCACCAGTTCGGGCGCCGCCTATGGCTACCATCCCGACAATCCAGCGTGGATCGATGAAGATGACCCTTTGAGAGGCAATCCTGAGTTTGCCTATTCCGACCACAAACGCCAGGTGGAGGAGCTACTGGGCAAACACCGGGAAAACCATCGGCAACTGCAACAACTGGTTTTCCGACCCGGCACCGTACTTGGGGCGGATACTCGCAACCAGATTACGGGCCTGTTTCTGGCGCCCAGACTTCTGGCCATCCGGGGCAGCGAATCGCCGTTCGTGTTCATCTGGGACCAGGACGTGCTGAACGCCATGGAGCAGGGCATCCGGGAGGACAAGACAGGCTGCTACAACATGGCCGGCGATGGCGCGCTGACGATTCGGGACATTGCGAAGCGACTCGGTAAACCGGTCATCACTCTGCCGGCCAGCGTGGTGAGAGCGGGCCTGCAAATCGCCAAATGGCTTGGCAAACCGGTGGGCCCGGAGCAGGTCAATTTCCTGCGCTATCGCCCGGTCCTCAGCAATCGCCGCCTGAAGGAGGAGTTTGGCTACCGGTTGCAGAAAACCTCGGCCGAAACCTTCGACTTCTTTATCGAACAGGCCCGCCTGAAAGGAGACCTGTAA
- a CDS encoding translation initiation factor eIF-2B translates to MGIPRYSVNWQPQTREQLIQTIRNDQTSGAAQLAELALQGLQAWLAQEAVSAGELNEVLDDLKHSRPSMVALANALDRCQDQFEQFPDPDNVSAAASDTVARVLDQLTRAGQEVAKHAAELVSDGAVILTHSRSSQILQFIQQLSQQSRRFSVICTQSSPGNEGFTLAEELDQLAIEVTVITDAQLGLFVPEASLAVVGCDTWLTDNHFVNKSGTYLLALAAREHNLPVWVLADSFKQGAQSHRTVGLEEMAVDEIGAPDGAHIHPRNIYFECVPSRLVTGRVSEKGASWFPAEPAP, encoded by the coding sequence ATGGGTATTCCGAGGTATTCCGTGAACTGGCAACCACAGACCCGCGAGCAACTGATTCAGACCATCCGCAACGACCAGACCTCCGGCGCCGCGCAGCTGGCCGAGCTGGCGTTACAGGGTTTGCAGGCATGGCTGGCCCAGGAAGCGGTATCCGCCGGCGAGCTGAACGAGGTTCTGGACGACCTGAAGCATTCTCGGCCCAGCATGGTGGCACTGGCCAACGCTCTGGATCGCTGCCAGGACCAGTTCGAACAGTTTCCCGACCCGGATAATGTCTCAGCGGCGGCTTCAGACACCGTGGCCCGTGTGCTCGATCAGTTAACACGGGCCGGCCAGGAGGTGGCAAAACACGCGGCCGAACTGGTTTCCGACGGAGCGGTGATTCTGACCCACAGCCGCAGTTCGCAGATCCTTCAGTTCATCCAACAGCTGTCGCAACAGAGTCGCCGGTTTTCAGTAATCTGTACCCAAAGCAGCCCCGGCAACGAGGGCTTCACGCTGGCCGAAGAGCTGGATCAGCTTGCTATAGAAGTGACCGTGATTACAGACGCACAGCTGGGTCTTTTTGTGCCCGAAGCCAGTCTGGCGGTCGTCGGCTGTGATACCTGGCTTACCGACAATCACTTCGTGAACAAAAGTGGCACCTATTTGCTGGCGCTCGCGGCCCGCGAGCATAATCTGCCGGTCTGGGTACTTGCTGACTCCTTCAAACAAGGGGCTCAGTCCCATCGGACCGTCGGGCTTGAAGAGATGGCGGTGGACGAGATCGGCGCGCCAGACGGGGCTCACATTCACCCCCGGAATATCTACTTTGAATGCGTGCCTAGTCGCCTTGTCACCGGGCGGGTCAGTGAGAAGGGCGCCTCTTGGTTCCCTGCTGAGCCTGCGCCGTGA